The DNA segment AACTCATGTTGCAACAGCCCATGCGGTCGAACTGGCAGGTGCCAAACCGATCTTTGTTGATGCCGAATTAAGTACCGGCAATATCGACATAGATCAAATAGAGGAAAACATCTCTGAGAAAACAAAGGCCATATCAATTGTTCATTTCTTGGGAATGCCTGTCGATATGGAGCGCCTCATGAAGATTGCCGATAAGTATGACCTTAAGGTTATAGAGGATTGTGCACTGGCAATTGGAAGTAAGATAGAAGGAAAGCATGTCGGTTTATTTGGTGATACTGGAAGTTATTCCTTCTACCCGGTAAAACATATGACAACGGCTGAAGGTGGTATGTTAATTACGAAGCATGCAGATATTGCAGAGAGGTTAACTCGTGAAAAAGCCTTTGGCGTTGATCGAACCGTTGGTGAAAGAAAGATTCCAGGCATCTATGATGTTAACATGCTGGGCTATAATTACCGCATGAATGAAATTGAAGCGGCAATTGGCATAGAACAGATAAAAAAGCTGGATGGTTTTATTTCAAAGCGAAAAGAGAATTATGAGTATTTAGAAACAGCACTAAAAGAGGTTTCAGAAATCGAACTACTTCAATCGAGCTATGGCAAATTCCAAAGTAGCTACTATTGTCTTTCAATTATACTAAATGACTCACTCTCTGCAAAAAGATATGAGATCGTTGAATTTTTAAAAAAGATAGGTATTGGAACAAGCATTTACTATCCAAGACCTGTTCCACATTTTACATATTATAAGCAAAAGTATAATTTTAGTGAGAATAGTTTCCCTTGTGCAAGCAAAATAAGTTATAATTCTATCGCCTTGCCGGTTGGGCCACATTTAAACAATGAAGATATGGCTTATATCGCACAAAACATAAAAAATGCAATTACTCAGTTTAAGTAAAGATGAAGGAGATAGGAGTGAACAACGATTTAAAAGGTAAAAAGGTCGCCATCGTTGGTGGGGCAGGCTTTATAGGACATAACCTGGCTTTAACTCTTAAAGACCAAGGTGCAGAGGTGTTTGTTATTGATGGGCTTTCTGTTAATAATTTGCTTTATCTTCATTCTACTGACCAGGAAATTCCAGGCAATAGAGAATTATATATCAACATGATTAACAATAGATTGGAATTGCTTCAAAAAGCAGAGATTCCACTTCATGTTGAAGATGCAAGAAATTACAATGAATTGTCGCATGAATTATCAAAAATTAAACCCCACGTTATTATTCTTTTGGCTGCAGTCTCACATGCCAATCGCTCCAATAAAAATCCTTTTGATACATTTGATCACAGTTTAAGAACTCTGGAAAATGCACTTGATTATGCACGGGGGAATGTAGATCGTTTTATTTATTTTTCATCAAGTATGGTTTATGGTAACTTCCCATCAGAAGGCGTAACAGAAGATACACCCTGTAAGCCAATGGGAATATATGGTAATCTAAAATGGTCTGGTGAGCAAATGGTCAGGGCCTATAATGAAGTTTTTGATCTCCCGTATACGATTGTCAGGCCATCAGCACTGTATGGAGAACGTTGTATCAGTCGGAGAGTTGGGCAGATTTTTATAGAAAATGCGCTTAAAGGAGATGATATCACTGTTACTGGAGATGGAAATGATCACCTGGATTTTACTTATATAAAAGATCTGGCAATGGGTGTGGGTAAAATCATTAAGAGCGAGAATGCAGTAAATGAGACCTTTAATCTTACTTATGGAGAATCGCGCTCAATTGGAGACATGGCACAGATCATTAAGGAACATTTCTCGGGTATTAAAATTAACTATGTGCCCAAAGACAAGCTAACCCCGGATAGAGGGACTTTATTAGTTAATAAGGCTAAGCGTCTGATAGGTTACGACCCAAAGCATCCTCTTGAAGAGGGATATGTTGAGTATATTAATTGGTACAAATCAGCCTGGGAAAAGTTAAATTCCTGAATTCTTCGCATTTTTTATCCCTAATATTATATGCAAATAACCGACCACATCAAAAAAGACGGATGGCTATCCGGACTTATTGGTAAAGACAGCTTTCAATTTATTGTAGATGAATCATTGCAAAATCATGGAGAAGATTTTGTCCAAAATTTTCATTCGCAATTTACAATGGAAAAGTTTTTTGTTTATTCGAAGATTGGAACAAATCGGTTATTAGATAGCTCCTTGTTAGAAGAAACAGGATTTAGATTGATTGATACAAACGTTAGATTAAACAAGTTTTCAAAAATTCAGGTAAGACAAGAGTTGCATCCTGATTTTGAGATAAGGTTTA comes from the Deltaproteobacteria bacterium genome and includes:
- a CDS encoding DegT/DnrJ/EryC1/StrS aminotransferase family protein → MREIPFGRPIINDEEKNAVLNVMSGNILVHGPKAKEFEQSFADYTLAPHAVSVSSCTAALHLSYFTYGIEKGDEVIVPAETHVATAHAVELAGAKPIFVDAELSTGNIDIDQIEENISEKTKAISIVHFLGMPVDMERLMKIADKYDLKVIEDCALAIGSKIEGKHVGLFGDTGSYSFYPVKHMTTAEGGMLITKHADIAERLTREKAFGVDRTVGERKIPGIYDVNMLGYNYRMNEIEAAIGIEQIKKLDGFISKRKENYEYLETALKEVSEIELLQSSYGKFQSSYYCLSIILNDSLSAKRYEIVEFLKKIGIGTSIYYPRPVPHFTYYKQKYNFSENSFPCASKISYNSIALPVGPHLNNEDMAYIAQNIKNAITQFK
- a CDS encoding NAD(P)-dependent oxidoreductase, encoding MNNDLKGKKVAIVGGAGFIGHNLALTLKDQGAEVFVIDGLSVNNLLYLHSTDQEIPGNRELYINMINNRLELLQKAEIPLHVEDARNYNELSHELSKIKPHVIILLAAVSHANRSNKNPFDTFDHSLRTLENALDYARGNVDRFIYFSSSMVYGNFPSEGVTEDTPCKPMGIYGNLKWSGEQMVRAYNEVFDLPYTIVRPSALYGERCISRRVGQIFIENALKGDDITVTGDGNDHLDFTYIKDLAMGVGKIIKSENAVNETFNLTYGESRSIGDMAQIIKEHFSGIKINYVPKDKLTPDRGTLLVNKAKRLIGYDPKHPLEEGYVEYINWYKSAWEKLNS